The DNA region TTCTATTACCCGACCGCAACTCTCAATCCATGCCTCTAAAACGGCCAGCTATTCGTCAACTATGGGATTGAATCAAAGTCTTGATTTACTCTCTATTCTGAAGACTTCCCAAGCCTTATCGAAGCTGTTGGATTTTGAGGAGCTCCTCACCACATTGATCACAATTATTCTCCAGAATTCGGGTGGCGATCGCTGTGCTCTGATTTTGCAAAATCAGGATAAAACATGGGAGCTTCGCGCGATAGGAACCCCTGCAAAGATTCAGATCTATCACCTGCCGATGGATGATCATCCTGAGTTACCGTGCAAGTTGATTCAATATGTGAAAAATACCAAGGAAGTTATCACTATTGACGGACTTGAGACGGATTTACCATTGGTCGATGATTATTTGCAGGTCCATCAACCCCAGAGTATTGTTTGTTCCCCCATTCTCTATCACAAACAGCTGAAGGGAGTTTTGTACGTCAGTAATCAATCAGCTCGAGGCGTTTTTGGAAGCGATCGCCTCTCAATCCTTGATTTTATTTGCACTCAAGCGGCAATTTCCCTTGAAAATTCTCGTCTGTTCGAGCAACAGAAACAGGCTGAAGCTCGACTCCAACAAAATAATGCTTTTCTAGAAGCCCAGCGAGAGTCTTCCTTTAATGGAATTTTAGTGACAGACACCAGCCGCCAGATTAGTGCCTTTAACCAAAGATTTCTCGATATTTGGCGTATTCCCTCAGAAATTTCTCAAACAAAAGAGGAGGATCAACTCCTCAGGTTCGTATTGTCTCAGCTGGTGGCTCCTCAAGAGTTTCTGGATAAAGTCAACTATCTGTATCAAGAGTCTGAGGTCGTTGGTTACGATGAAATCTCGCTAAAAGATGGTCGAATATTAGAACGAATTTCTAATCCTGTCCGATTATCTTCAGGGGAATATTGTGGGCGTATTTGGTCATTCCAAGATATTAGCGATCGCAAGCGCCTTGAGCAAGATCAACGTCGCCTCAACTCAATTCTGGAAGCTTCTTCGGATTATATTGCCTTGGCAGATGCTCAAGGGCAATTAATCTGGCTGAATCAAGAATTCAGAACGCTATTTCCGGAGCGAACACCAGAGACTGTCCAGAACTTTACAATCCCTGATCTTCATCCCCAGTGGGTTAATGACATTATCTTCAAGACAGGTTTGCCCATCGCAATTGAACGAGGAACTTGGTTAGAAGAACTAGCGGTACTCAATGCCGCGGGAGAAGAAATCCCTGTCTCTTTGCTGATCATTGCCCATAAATCTGAGCAAGGGGAAGTGAAATATTTCTCGGCAATTATGCGAAACATTAGTCAGCAGAAACAGAATCAACAAGCACTGATCGAAAAATCACAGGCTCTTGAAGCTGCCTTGCAAGATCTTACTCAGGCACAACTGCAAATAGTGCAAAGTGAGAAGATGTCGGCTTTGGGAAATCTCGTGGCAGGGATTGCTCATGAAATCAACAATCCGGTGGGTTGCATTGTTGGGAATGTCGGTGCAGCTCAAGACTATATTGAAGATTTACTCAGTTTGATTGATCTTTATGCTCAAGAATTTCCGAATCCGGGGGAATTCATTGAGGAGCACTTGGAAGAGATTGATTTGGAATTTGTGCGGGAGGATCTACCCAAATTAATTCGGGCGATGAAAGATGGTGGTGATCGCATCAAGTCCATCAGTCGAAGTTTACGTGTCTTCTCCCGCGCCGATACGGAAACAAAACAACGCTTTAATCTCCATGAAGGACTAGATAGTACAGTTCTGATCTTGCGTCACAGACTCAAAGCAAACGGGCAGCGTCCAGCCATTGAAGTGGTCACGGAGTACGGTGATATCCCTGAAGTCGCTTGTTTTCCGGGTCAGCTCAATCAAGTGTTTATGAATATTTTGGCGAATGCAATTGATGTCTTTGATGAGGAAAACCAAGGAAAAAGCTATCAGGAGATAGAACAATCTCCGAATCAGATTACGATTCAAACCTCAGTGGTAAATGGGCAAGTGCAAATTCAAATCAAAGACAATGGTAATGGTATGGAAGCACAAACAATAGAACGGATTTTTGAGCAGGGCTTTACGACAAAAGAAGTGGGAAAAGGAACTGGACTAGGAATGGCGATCGCCCATCAAATTGTTGTCGAAACCCACGGTGGCAGCCTAGAAGCACAGTCTGAAATCGGCCAAGGTTCTACATTCTGTATTCGATTACCTCTCTAATCTGCCGAAAAATATTATTGAGAGGCAGGCGATCGCCCGACGTCAATTAGGCGGTGGGGTAAAGGCTTTTTTGCAGTGGCTGTGACCTCATATAGATCGATGAGCTGTTTCTTGCCACGAGGTTTCAGCTGATCAAGTAAATGCCATTGGACGGAAATTTCCGAGGTGAGATGTTCGCGGGTTTGGCCACTGACAATCATGTCGCAGTTATACGTTTTAGTCAGCTCTTCGAGACGAGAAGCTGTATTCACCACATCACCAATCACAGTCGAATCCATCCGAGAAGACGCCCCCACAGTCCCAATCACAGCTAACCCTGTATGAATGCCAATGCCCATGCGAATTGGTTTAGTCAGCAAAGAATCTTGATAAGTTTCATTGAGAAGTTGCAAATTTTCTGCCATCATCAACGCAGCAAAAATAGCATCCTCTGCATGGTGACCGTCTCGGTCAAACACAGCCATAATTGCATCGCCCAGAAACTTATCGATAAAGCCATTGTGTCGGGAAATGGCCTCATTCATATGCTCAAAAAATCCATTGAGCCATGCAAATGTCTGTTTCGGATCTTGGCCTTCGGCGATCGCCGTAAACTCTCGAATATCACAAAAGAGAATGGTCAGCTCTTCCTCGCGAGCATTGCCCACTTTAATCGAGTCGACTCCCTCCGGCGCAATGCGTTGTAGAAATTGCTCAGGTACAAATAGCCGAAACTTTTCCGTTAAATTCTCACTAATATTCCGCGCTGCATCCAGCTGCTGTTGAGCATTTTGTTGCAATTGGCGCTGTCGCATCTCTTGAAGCTTGAGGAGATTGCGCAACTTTGACAACAGCATTTTGCTATTAATCGGCTTCGTCAAATAATCATCCGACATCATCTCGATGCCTTTTAGACGAGATTCGTCATCATCCAAAGCCGTTAAAAAAATTACTGGAATCGTACTATAGGCCTCATTTTCGCGGAGATATCCACACACATCAAAACCATTCATCCCTGGCATCATCACATCGAGCAAAATGATGTCTGGTGATTCACATTCCACCGCAGCTAAAGCTTCCAGCCCAGATTGAGCCGCATGGGTTCGATATCCCTCCCCGGCTAATAGCTCTTCTAAAAAGAACAGATTATTCGGTTCGTCGTCTACCAGCAAAATGTACGGTCTGGATTGGTTCGTGGCCATAGAGAGGATACGTTACGGTAGCAAAAAATTTGGACGACACACTCTGCAATATGCACTTGGCGGCGAATCTCTGTGATCTCAAGCACAGTTTATCTTGATCTCAGACCCTTTGATTCTACCTATATTCACCGTTATTTTTGTTGAACAGGGGCATTTTTCTGAATTTGGCGATCGCCTCCAATACATTTGACAGTGCTACCCTAAAACAAATCATCCCTTACCGCTGCAACAAAGGTTTCCCAATGGTTCAAGCTCCTTTGAAAACAACCCCGATCAAAACATTGGCTCAGCTTGCTATCCAACGCATCAAAGAGCTTGGCTGTGAATATGGCGAAATTCGGTTATGCACCTATCGTCGCCAAAACCTCTGGGCACAAGATCTATCCCTTAAACGCCTCAGCGATAATGAAAGCTCAGGATTTGGGATTCGGGTATTGTGGCAAGGATCATGGGGTTTTGCGGCGAGCCATCGTAAAACACCACAAGAAATTGAACGGGTTGCGCAACTTGCAGTAGAAATTGCGAAGGGTAGTCACCTCAGTCAACGGGAACCCGTACGTCTTGTGCCCGTGCCAGCTTACCAAGACCGTTATGAAACGCCGATAGAACTCAATCCTTTCGACATTCCCCTCACTGACAAAACCGAATTACTGCTTGATGTCAGCAGTAAGTTACTCGCCCAAGATGACATCATCAAAAAAGCCTATGCCTATCTAGGGTTCACTCAGGAAGATAAGCTCTTTGCCTCAACGGAAGGCTCACTAATTGAGCAGAGAATTTATCGCAGTGGCGGCGGCATGGGTTGTAGCGCAGTAGCGAAGGGTGATGCCCAAGGCCGAAAGTTTGAGCGATCGCCTCTCAATAAAGGTTATGAGCATATCCAGCCAGATTTGTTTTATGCCAATTTAGAGCGCATTGCGGCAGAAGCCATTGAAAAAGTTCATGCCCCAGAAGTCCCCAATGGCAAAGCGACCCTCGTCCTTAAACCTAGCCATTTGTGGTTACCGATCCACGAATCTGTCGGTCATCCCACCGAACTAGATCGCGTCTATGGCTATGAGGCGAATTTTGCAGGTACCAGTTTTGCGACAACCGAAAAGCTCAATAATTTTCAGTACGCTGCTCCCTGCGTTAATTTCAAAGCTGACCGCACCCAGACGGGTGGCCGCAGCACCCTCGGCTATGACGACGAAGGCGTTAAAGCAGAAGATTGGTACGTCGTTAAAGATGGCATTCTCGTGGACTACCTCACTGACCGCGAAACGGCCTATCGGCTCGGCAGAGAAAGCAGTAATGGTTGCGCCTATGCCGACAACTGGGCCAGTGTTCCAATGGTGAGAATTCCAAATCTTGGCCTCGAAGCAGGAAAAGAAGGGGGCGATCGCACCGCGACTCTAGACGAAATGATTGCCAACACCAAAGATGGCTACCTCATCGATGGGGACGATACCTTTTCCATCGATCAACAACGTCGCAATTTCCAATTCGGAGGAGATGCCGTATGGCGAATTAAAGACGGCCAATTGGCAGGCATGGTCAAAAATCTTACTTATCAGAGCATGACCACCGATTTTTGGAATAGCGTCACAGCGATCGGCACAGAAGCAGAAAGAGAACAACGCGGCACTTCTTTCTGCGGCAAAGGTGAACCCATGCAAATTGCCCAAATGACTCATGCCTGCCCACCAATCCAGGTGCAAAACATTAGAATTGGGCGTTAGACTACTTCCCACAATTATGGTAAAGCTTCAAAAAAGCGGTGTATTTACGGCAGTTCTAGACTCTTCTTTTTGAGAAGGCTAGTATAAACACGCAGACAAAGGCATCCAAATAATATATTCTTTACAGATTTCATAAAAATCATACGTATATTTCACAAACTTAACAAAAACTTCAAAATTGATTTTCGTAGCTTATAACAGGATTTGAAGCCAAATTAAGGGTGACACAAGTATGTTCAGCAGATTTTTGTCTAATGAGATTACGTACTTCCATGGCGCAAACTATGGTGTCGTAACAGAGTCAATTGCGCTACATCAACCCGGTTTGATTTTGTTTGATGGCAGATATTATCCAGCAGAATTATTTAAGCCTCTACAGATTGAACTAAAAGTCGGGACTTATGTTTTGGTGTTGGGAACGAGGGGGTGCCGTCTTGTGGTGGAGAAAGATAAAGCAATTCATGGGCATAAAGACAATGAAGAATAATTCATCGTCTATTGCTCCTAATAAAATCTAAGATCTCGCTATCCAACATTAAAGGTTGCCAAATCGCTGCTTCAGAAGCTATGTCTAAGTCAGTCAGCAGTTTGGCAGCTTTGATATAGACAGTCATTTAGTATTAAAGCGCTATTCTAATTTGACACCACGAATCGAGAAATCGAGTAGCTCCATCGGATGCCATAGCTGAATATCTTTACCTTGTTTTTTGAGATGTTTTTTAATCTGTAGGCTACATCCAGGATTTGGGGAAACAATCGCCTGTGCGCCTGTTTTGGCAAGATTTCTTGCTTTGCGATCGCCCAACTCATCCGCAATTTCAGGCTGCAACAGATTAAACACGCCAGCGCTACCACAACATAATGTGTGTTCCTCTGATTCACAGAGCTGAACATTCGGGATTTGTCGGAGCAGATCTCGGGGTTGCACGGAAATTTTTTGGCCATGGAGCAAGTGACAAGCATCTTGATATGCAACAGGAAAAGAGCCTGT from [Leptolyngbya] sp. PCC 7376 includes:
- a CDS encoding response regulator; amino-acid sequence: MATNQSRPYILLVDDEPNNLFFLEELLAGEGYRTHAAQSGLEALAAVECESPDIILLDVMMPGMNGFDVCGYLRENEAYSTIPVIFLTALDDDESRLKGIEMMSDDYLTKPINSKMLLSKLRNLLKLQEMRQRQLQQNAQQQLDAARNISENLTEKFRLFVPEQFLQRIAPEGVDSIKVGNAREEELTILFCDIREFTAIAEGQDPKQTFAWLNGFFEHMNEAISRHNGFIDKFLGDAIMAVFDRDGHHAEDAIFAALMMAENLQLLNETYQDSLLTKPIRMGIGIHTGLAVIGTVGASSRMDSTVIGDVVNTASRLEELTKTYNCDMIVSGQTREHLTSEISVQWHLLDQLKPRGKKQLIDLYEVTATAKKPLPHRLIDVGRSPASQ
- a CDS encoding TldD/PmbA family protein, with the translated sequence MNRGIFLNLAIASNTFDSATLKQIIPYRCNKGFPMVQAPLKTTPIKTLAQLAIQRIKELGCEYGEIRLCTYRRQNLWAQDLSLKRLSDNESSGFGIRVLWQGSWGFAASHRKTPQEIERVAQLAVEIAKGSHLSQREPVRLVPVPAYQDRYETPIELNPFDIPLTDKTELLLDVSSKLLAQDDIIKKAYAYLGFTQEDKLFASTEGSLIEQRIYRSGGGMGCSAVAKGDAQGRKFERSPLNKGYEHIQPDLFYANLERIAAEAIEKVHAPEVPNGKATLVLKPSHLWLPIHESVGHPTELDRVYGYEANFAGTSFATTEKLNNFQYAAPCVNFKADRTQTGGRSTLGYDDEGVKAEDWYVVKDGILVDYLTDRETAYRLGRESSNGCAYADNWASVPMVRIPNLGLEAGKEGGDRTATLDEMIANTKDGYLIDGDDTFSIDQQRRNFQFGGDAVWRIKDGQLAGMVKNLTYQSMTTDFWNSVTAIGTEAEREQRGTSFCGKGEPMQIAQMTHACPPIQVQNIRIGR
- a CDS encoding NfeD family protein, whose translation is MSNEITYFHGANYGVVTESIALHQPGLILFDGRYYPAELFKPLQIELKVGTYVLVLGTRGCRLVVEKDKAIHGHKDNEE